One window from the genome of Candidatus Thorarchaeota archaeon encodes:
- a CDS encoding V-type ATP synthase subunit K (produces ATP from ADP in the presence of a proton gradient across the membrane; the K subunit is a nonenzymatic component which binds the dimeric form by interacting with the G and E subunits), with protein sequence MVVVPLSVSAYSLTNGVGLGVMQTSDGEGFAILGIAIGAGLAVGLAGFGGAIGMGTASAAALGAITEKPETFGKSILYVVFIEVIAIYGFVIAYMLLGHLPAQLAG encoded by the coding sequence ATGGTAGTCGTACCACTGTCTGTGAGTGCATACTCATTGACGAACGGTGTCGGCCTTGGAGTCATGCAGACCAGTGATGGCGAGGGATTCGCAATTCTCGGCATCGCAATTGGTGCTGGATTGGCAGTCGGGTTGGCTGGCTTTGGCGGCGCCATAGGCATGGGGACTGCGTCAGCCGCTGCGCTTGGTGCAATTACGGAGAAGCCTGAGACGTTCGGGAAGAGCATTCTCTACGTCGTCTTCATCGAGGTCATCGCGATATATGGATTCGTCATCGCCTACATGCTGCTGGGTCACCTGCCCGCTCAGCTAGCCGGATGA